ATCCGGGACTGTGGGTCCTTGGCGCATTGTGCTGGCGTTAGCGGCACGTGGACGAACGCCGATCTCGTTTTCATGCCGAACGACTGGGCATAATGCTGGCTCAAGTACAGTGCCGCATTGCAAAGATAGGTACCCGCATGGTGCGACACTTCGCATGGGATGTCGGCGGCAAGTAGAGCACGACAGCATCGGTCCAGTGGCAACGGGGATCGGTAAGCCTCCGGAGCGTCCTTGATCAGCGGCGAGCCGTCGCTACGAACATTCAGCCCGACGGCTTCGAGCTTGATCAGCGGATGGCCTGGGGCTTGGCCCAGATGGATGGCAAAGTCGAAGTCTTCCTGCAGATCCTTGCGAAGATTCTGGCTCATTCGAGTCAGATCGACCGCGTACCGCCGGCTGACGATTTCGATCGGGCCGTCGTACCATCGCGTCAAATCGACGAGCGCGGCCCAACTGCTGTTCTCGGGCCAGCGATCGTACGGTTCAAAAGCGGTGATCAGAACGCGGGTCACAGACGTGTCTTTCGCTTCATCTTGGTCGGGCATGATGGAATCCGTGCCGCCATGATACTCAGTGGCATCGGGCCGTTTGAAAATAAATCAACAGCGTTATCTGTGCCCGAATCGCCGGGTTTACGGCTGTGCGGGATTCGCTTCGCTATCCGGCAATTTGATCACGGGCGGCAATTCGCTTCCTTCGGGATAAAAACGCATCGAGATCGAATTGACACAGTGCCGGGTGTTCTTCTCGGTCATCCGTTCTCCTTCAAAAACGTGTCCGAGGTGCCCATCGCAGTTTGCGCACGTGATTTCGACGCGTCGGCCGTCCGCATCGGTGTGGCGAGCCACTGCGCCTTCGATTTCGTCGTCAAAACTGGGCCAACCGCAATGGCTGACGAATTTGTCTTGGGCGTGGTACAGCCGAGCGTTGCATTGACGGCACAGGTAAATGCCGGGGTCCTTCGTCAACGTGTAGCCGCCATCGCCGGGCGCTTCGGTGCCCTTGTTCAAAAGGACGTGCGCTTCGAGATCATTGAGCGGGTTGTAGGAACCGAAAACGAAGGGCAGCGTTTTTTTGTTTTCCACTTTCTTGCTCACTTTGCCGGAAGGTTGCGATGAGGGAGTTGCCGACGATTCCGACGGACTCGTATCCGTCTCGGCTTTCGTATTGGTCGACGGGGTCACGTCGGATTCTTCGGTCGGTGCCGCGACAGCGGTCGCCGATTGATCACAGCCCACCGCGCCAACCAATAGACCCAGTGGGATCACGGACAATGCGGTCCAGCGAAGAAACAGTCGCATGGTGAAGAGACTCTTTTGAGGACGTGGAAGAAGTAAGACGCCGGTTTGGATGGTCGAACCCGTTCTTCCCATTGTAGCGTTTCGAGACGCTTCGTCGGCGCACAAAAAAACCCGCCCGCCGAGACACAAGGTAGATCTCGACAGGCGGGGAAGTTCTCGCTCGATCCTAGGATGAACGAGTGGGGTGACCATGCCGAAGCATCGGTCCGCCGACTTTCGCTAACGGTTGTCACCCCGTTGGCTCGTACAGCAATAATCCACTTGCTCACCTCCCTTCGTAATCATCGGTTTGACGGTTTTCGACCCAGGTGCCAACCAGATAGGGCCGATCGCCGTACGGAA
This is a stretch of genomic DNA from Rubripirellula tenax. It encodes these proteins:
- a CDS encoding pyroglutamyl-peptidase I family protein; its protein translation is MPDQDEAKDTSVTRVLITAFEPYDRWPENSSWAALVDLTRWYDGPIEIVSRRYAVDLTRMSQNLRKDLQEDFDFAIHLGQAPGHPLIKLEAVGLNVRSDGSPLIKDAPEAYRSPLPLDRCCRALLAADIPCEVSHHAGTYLCNAALYLSQHYAQSFGMKTRSAFVHVPLTPAQCAKDPQSRMPSMSTPMASAAIAMILDQLV
- a CDS encoding methionine-R-sulfoxide reductase, producing the protein MRLFLRWTALSVIPLGLLVGAVGCDQSATAVAAPTEESDVTPSTNTKAETDTSPSESSATPSSQPSGKVSKKVENKKTLPFVFGSYNPLNDLEAHVLLNKGTEAPGDGGYTLTKDPGIYLCRQCNARLYHAQDKFVSHCGWPSFDDEIEGAVARHTDADGRRVEITCANCDGHLGHVFEGERMTEKNTRHCVNSISMRFYPEGSELPPVIKLPDSEANPAQP